ACCAGATACGGCGTGATGACGACCACCAGCTCGGTTTCGCTGCGCTGAAAGTCATTCGAACGGAACAGCGCGCCGAGGACCGGAAGGTCGCCGATGCCCGGGGCCTTGTCGATCGAATTCTGATGGGTGTTGGACAGCAGCCCGGCAATCATGAAGCTTTCGCCCGAGCCCAGCTCGACAGTTGTTTCAACGCGCCGGGTGGTGATTGCGGGAATGGTCGTTCCCTGGAATTGTACTGCACCAGCCGAGGAAAGTTGCGAAACCTCGGGGCGAACGCGCAGCGAGATACGACCGTCCGACAACACCGTCGGCGTGAAGGACAGGCTGACGCCATATTGCTTGTATTCCACCGAAACGGCGCCCAGCCCCTGCGCGATCGGGATCGGGATTTCGCCGCCCGCGAGGAAATTGGCGGTTTCGCCGGAAAGCGATGTGAGGTTCGGATTGGCGAGCGTCGTCACCTGGCCGATCGTTTCGCCCAGATCGAGCGAGCCGAGCAGATCGAGGCCAAGCACGCGCCCGGCGCCATAGAGCGCGGTGCCGGTCGCCGGATTGGTGACAACCGTCGTGCCGGTCGTCCCGTCCGTGCCGACTCCCACCGGTCCGCCGGGCGAATACTGTTCGTAGAAGTCGCGACCCTGGCCGACGCCGAATTTGAAGCCGCTGCTCGAATCGACCGAGGCGAGGTTGACGCCGATATTCTTGACGAAGCTGCGGCTGACTTCGGCGAAGCGCACCTGCAGATTGACCTGCAGCGGCACTGCCGTGCGCAGGCGGCTGATGATCTTGACCTCGTCGCCGACAAAGGCCTGTACCAGTCGTTCGGCCTCGGCGACATCGTCGGGGCTTTTCACCGTTCCGGTGAGCAGGATCAGGCCGTTCATCGGCGTTGCGGTGATGCTGGCCTCGGGCATTGCCAGCGACAGCATCGAAGCGATCGAATCGATGTTGTTGCCGACGCGAACCGTCGCGGAATATACGACGCGACCGTTGTTGCCGGTGGCGTAGACCGTGGTTTCGCCCTGGCTCTTGCCGAAGACATAGAGTTGGCGCGACGAGCTGATATGGACGTCGGCGATGCTCTGATCGGCTACGAAGACCTCAGCCATCGGCGCATCGACGTTGATCAGCCGACCGCTGCCGGTCGCCACTTCCATGCTGGTCGTGGGCGCGGGCACGGACTGGGCGGCTGCCGGCGCGATTGCGATGCCGGCACTGGCGCCGGTCGCGAGCATCGCGGCGAATGCGAGCCGAGTCGGGGCGGTGAAGTGGGACATCTCAGTTATTTCCCCCCGTGGCGGCACCGGACTGACCGACCGGTACGACGGTAAGATTGTTGCCGCGCGCGACGCGGACGACCGGGCCTGTCGGCACCGGCATCGCGGCTGGCGGCGTGTTCGCGGTATCGGGCCGGAAACCCGGCGGCGGGCTGAACTGGCGGGTTTCCTCGCCCTTGCCCGGAACGGTCGAGCGCTGGAAACGCGAGATATCGGCACCGGTCGAATAGGTGGAACGGCCGCTGATCGGCGCGGCTTCGCGGCGGGCCAGCATTGCCCTTTCGGCGTCGGCGTCTTCGGGCACATCGATTTCGCCGCTGGCGATCGCTTCCTCAAGCTCCTGCGAATTGTCCGCGATCGAGCGCAGCGAAAGCGAAATCTGGCCGATCGTCTGCGCCACCGAAATCTGCTCGGCGATTCGCGGAGTCACTTCCAGCGTCACCGTGGAATAGGGATTGACGACGGTGTTGCCTTCTTCGTCCTTCTGCTGGTCGGTGCGCTGGTCGGTGGCGAGCACGCGCAGGTTGCGCAGTACCGTTTCCGAAGCCTTGAGCGGCGGACCATCGCCGCCGCCGGCGACTTCCTGCGTCAGGATGAGATCGACCCGGTCGCCCGGAAACACAAAACCCGCGACCGAGGACTGGGCGGAAACCGGCACCGTCACGGCACGCATGCCCGGACCGAGTGCGGCGGCAAGGAAGCCGCGATCGCCCGGCTTCACCAGCGCGCCCTGCGCGACCGGCTGGCCGGCGGGGATGGCGATTCGCACCACCGTGCCCTGCAACTGCGCGGGGTCGGTGTCTTCCTGGAGATAATAGGCGCCTTCGATCAGCTCTTCGGGCCAGGCGACGAATTTCATCGCACTGGCGTCGAGGATCGTGCCGACGGGCAATTCGCGAGTCGCGACCAGCACTTCCTTCGAAGGCTGGCCGGGCTGCACGGCTACCGCATTGGCGCTCGGGGCGGACGAGCCCACCATCAGGTTTCGCGCCATGAACGCCGTGATCAGCGCCACGACCAGCGCTCCCACCAGCAGAATTATCTTCCTACCATCCATGACGCACGAGGCCCTTTTTCATTGCAGTCGGCCGGGGTTGATCCGGGATTAAGCATTCACACGAACTGGTTAAGAATCGGTTCGCGAAGTACGATCAGCGTCGCGAGGGCGATCGCGATTCCATATGGAATCTCCAATGCTTCCCTGGTCCGGCGGAAATATCGCTCGACGACCAGCAACAGGGTTAGCGCCCCGCCGAGCAGCGACATCAGGATCAGCATCCAGATCAGCGGCTGGATTGGCAGCCAAAGCGCGAGCGCGCCGATCAGCTTGACGTCGCCGCCACCCATCTGGCCGAGCGCAAAGGCGCCGACGAACAGCGCGAACACCAGCGCCGCAACTCCGATCTGGATCGCGATGTCGGGCCAGAGCGAAAGCCCCGCGCCCCACCACCAAAGCGGCGCCATCAGCGCGATGGCGGCATTTTTCCAGTTGGCGATTTCACGACGGCGCGCGTCTTCGATGCCGGCCGAGACCAGCAACAGCGCAAGCGCTATGAGCAGAATGGCACAAACATATGCCCCCATAGCGCCAAATCCCTAGACGGATCGGCTTTCCAAAACGTAACCAAGCCAGCGATGACCGCTTCCGAATCCATTCGCCGCACGATTCCCCGCGGCGCGCAAGTCACCAGCTGGTCGGCCGCGGACGGCTGGCCGCTGCGTTCCTTTGCCTGGCCGGTGGAGGATGCCCGTCCGCGCGGCAGCATCCTGTTCCTCACCGGGCGGGGCGACCTGTTCGAGAAATATCTCGAGCTGTTCCACCACTGGCACGGTCAGGGCTGGACGATCACGTCGTTCGATT
This genomic interval from Sphingosinithalassobacter tenebrarum contains the following:
- a CDS encoding type II and III secretion system protein family protein; translated protein: MSHFTAPTRLAFAAMLATGASAGIAIAPAAAQSVPAPTTSMEVATGSGRLINVDAPMAEVFVADQSIADVHISSSRQLYVFGKSQGETTVYATGNNGRVVYSATVRVGNNIDSIASMLSLAMPEASITATPMNGLILLTGTVKSPDDVAEAERLVQAFVGDEVKIISRLRTAVPLQVNLQVRFAEVSRSFVKNIGVNLASVDSSSGFKFGVGQGRDFYEQYSPGGPVGVGTDGTTGTTVVTNPATGTALYGAGRVLGLDLLGSLDLGETIGQVTTLANPNLTSLSGETANFLAGGEIPIPIAQGLGAVSVEYKQYGVSLSFTPTVLSDGRISLRVRPEVSQLSSAGAVQFQGTTIPAITTRRVETTVELGSGESFMIAGLLSNTHQNSIDKAPGIGDLPVLGALFRSNDFQRSETELVVVITPYLVKPVNGSDIRLPTDGYRAPNDFQRVFGGQLSGSAEGEPRPRPMMAPPQQGAAPAIGSAQPVPNQPAASPEPEARQNDDRRGSGDAAPGFSLN
- the cpaB gene encoding Flp pilus assembly protein CpaB, coding for MDGRKIILLVGALVVALITAFMARNLMVGSSAPSANAVAVQPGQPSKEVLVATRELPVGTILDASAMKFVAWPEELIEGAYYLQEDTDPAQLQGTVVRIAIPAGQPVAQGALVKPGDRGFLAAALGPGMRAVTVPVSAQSSVAGFVFPGDRVDLILTQEVAGGGDGPPLKASETVLRNLRVLATDQRTDQQKDEEGNTVVNPYSTVTLEVTPRIAEQISVAQTIGQISLSLRSIADNSQELEEAIASGEIDVPEDADAERAMLARREAAPISGRSTYSTGADISRFQRSTVPGKGEETRQFSPPPGFRPDTANTPPAAMPVPTGPVVRVARGNNLTVVPVGQSGAATGGNN
- a CDS encoding A24 family peptidase, whose protein sequence is MGAYVCAILLIALALLLVSAGIEDARRREIANWKNAAIALMAPLWWWGAGLSLWPDIAIQIGVAALVFALFVGAFALGQMGGGDVKLIGALALWLPIQPLIWMLILMSLLGGALTLLLVVERYFRRTREALEIPYGIAIALATLIVLREPILNQFV